Within the Thermococcus sp. CX2 genome, the region TTAAGGATTTTTAATGTCCGTAAAGAGTGGTAGTAAGGATGAGGATCGTAATCCTTGGCCACAGAGGCTTCAGAGGGAGGCTCGAGAACACCCTTCCTGCCTTTAGGCGGGTACTCCGATACGCCGACGGTATAGAGTTCGACGTGAGGGTTACGGGCGATGGAAAGCTCGTGACCCATCACGACAGGGGCTTCCAAGCCGATGGTTCCTATCACTATCTGCGGGAGCTGAGCCTTAGGGAGCTGAGAAGGCTCCACCCCAATGGAAAGCTCATTCCAACAGTCGGGAGCGTTTTCAAGAAATTCAGGGACGTTCCCCTCAACGCCGACGTGAAGGAGATAGAAGCCGTGGAGGATGTTGTGACCCTCGCCGAGAGGTTTGGAGTCCTTGAAAACACTGTCTTTTCAACCGAGAGCAGAGAAATCGCGGGACGTCTCATGAAGGAATGCCCATCCTGCAGGGTTGGCTTTTCAATAGTCGGCTATTCCTCTATCGGCCATCTCGCAAGGTTGAGAGGCCTTTATTCTATCCACGTGCCGGTAGATGCAGTGGGATATATTGGATACAGAAATCTCATTACCCTACTCATGACACTTCGGAAGAGGAGACTGCGGGTCTACCTCTGGAACTACCAAATGGACGAGCTTCTCTGGGTTCCGAGGCTAAAGAGCCTCGTAGACGTTATCATCTCCGACGATCCGGCAAAGCTGAGGAAAGTTTTTTAGTGACTGGGCTTATCAGTTCGGGGCGATGTTCATGCCATGGGAACGGAAAGGAGTAATCGTCCTTGGACACAGGGGATATATGAGTAAGTACCCCGAAAACAGCCTCCTGGCCTTCAAGGAGGCAATCGAGGCAGGGGCCGATGGAATCGAGCTCGATGTATGGCTCACCCAGGACGGAAAAGTCATAGTCATGCACGACGAGAGCATAAACAGGACGAGCAACTTAAGCGGGAAGCAGAAGGAGATGACGCTGGAAGAGCTAAAAAAGGCCGACATAGGTATGGGAGAGAAGATACCCACGCTGGAAGAGGTTTTTGAGGTTCTTCCGAAAGATGCCCTGATAAACGTCGAGCTCAAGGACGTTGATGCCGCCAAAGAAACCGCCCGCATAGTCCTGGAGAACAACCCCGAGAGGGTTATGGTTTCCTCCTTCGAAATCGACGCCCTGAGGGAGTACCGCAAATACGACAGAGAGACCACCATGGGCCTCCTCATAGACAGGGAAGAAGTTGTGCCGCTCATACCGAAGCTCAAGGAGGAACTCGACCTCTGGTCGATAAACGTCCCGATGGAGGCCATCCCAATAATCGGCCTTGAGAAGACCCTACAAGCGCTCGGCTGGGCCCGCTCGCTCGGCCTCAAGGTTGCCCTCTGGACGGAGAACGACGTTCTCTTCTACAAAGACGATAACCTGGCCAAGCTAAAGGGTCTCTTCGAGATCGTCATAGCGAACGATGTCGAGAGGATGATTGAATATCTGAGGGGCTTGGGGCTGAAGTGAACAACACCTCAAGAACTTCCTTCTCGGTCTTTTACGCATTGCGTCGATTTTTATCCATGGCCCCCCAAAGAATTCTTTTCGATAGTTCTCCGCGTGAGAATATACTCTACCATACAGATAAGCGCGGCAAAGTTTTATATTCCAGTGCCATAATACGCTGAGGTGGTCAGTGATGGATAAGTTCATACTCTCGCTCGACGAGGGGACAACCTCAGCTAGAGCCATAGTTTTCGACAGGGAGAGCAACGTCCTCGGCGTTGGCCAGTACGAGTTCCCCCAGCACTACCCAAAGCCCGGCTGGGTGGAGCACAACCCCGAGGAGATATGGGAGGCCCAGCTTAAGGCGATAAAAACCGCCCTTAAGAACGCCAAAATTACCCCAGAGCAGATAGCTGCAATAGGCATAACCAACCAGCGCGAGACTACGATCGTGTGGGACAAGAGCGGAAAGCCCCTCTACAACGCCATAGTGTGGCAGTGCAGAAGAACGGCAGAGATGGTTGAGGAGATAAAGAGGGAACACGGGGATGTAATCAAGGAGAAGACTGGCCTCGTCCCGGATGCCTACTTCTCCGCCTCAAAGCTCAAGTGGCTCCTCGACAACGTTCCCGGGCTAAGGGAAAAGGCCGAGAAAGGGGAGGTTCTCTTCGGAACAGTCGATACTTTTCTCATCTACAAACTCACGGGCGAGCACGTCACCGATTACTCCAATGCCTCAAGGACGATGCTCTTCAACATCAAGAGGCTCGAATGGGATGACGAGCTCCTCGAAATCTTCGATATTCCCGAGGCCATCCTCCCGGAGGTTAAAGAGTCGAGTGAGATTTATGGCTACACGAAGAGAGAGCTCTTAGGCGCGGAGGTTCCGGTAAGTGGAGACGCTGGAGACCAGCAGGCTGCTTTATTTGGTCAGGCATGCTTTGAGGAGGGTATGGTTAAAGCCACCTACGGGACGGGCAACTTCATCCTGGCCAACACTGGAAGGATGCTCCTCTACTCAGACAACCTTCTGACGACAATAGCCTGGGGGCTTGATGGAAGGGTCACCTACGCCCTCGAAGGAAGCGTGTTCATAACTGGAGCGGCAGTTCAATGGCTCCGTGACGGGATTAAAATCATCAAAGATGCCGCCGAGACAGAGGAGATGGCCGAAAAGCTGGCCTCGAACGAGGGAGTCTACTTTGTCCCCGCTTTTGTGGGTCTTGGGGCACCGTACTGGGACCAGTTCGCGAGGGGACTGATAATCGGAATAACGCGGGGAACGGGAAGGGAGCACCTCGCGAGGGCCACGCTCGAGGCGATAGCCTATCTCACGCGCGATGTCGTTGATGAAATGGAAAAGCTGGTGCAGATTAAAGAGCTTCGCGTTGACGGAGGAGCCACGAGGAACAACTTCCTCATGAGGTTCCAGGCGGACATCCTCAACAAGCGTGTCATTAGACCCTTTGTACAAGAAACGACGGCCCTAGGTGCGGCATATTTGGCCGGTCTTGCCGTGGACTACTGGGAAGGGCTAAAGGAGATAAGGGAGCTCTGGAAGGCCGAGAGGATTTTTGAACCGAATATGGACGAAGAAACGAGAAAAAGGCTATACGCTGGGTGGAAAGAGGCCGTCAGACGTTCGATAGGGTGGGCAAAGGTTGTCCAACTTTAGGTTTGGGAAAACCTTAAATCTTAGGATTTTCTTCCATTCGGAATATACAGGGAGGAGGAATCATGATGAAGACGAAGGTCGCCATTATCGGCGCCGGTATAAGCGGAGCAAGCATAGCGCGCGTTCTCAGCAGATACGAGAACCTCGAAGTGCATCTGATCGAAAAAGCCCCTGATGTGGGTTGGGGAGTCAGTAAAGCTAACACCGCTCTGATACACGGGGGCTACGACGATGACCCAAAGAAATATCCCATGAGAGCCAAGCTGTGCATCAAAGGCAACCGCTTGTGGCACGAGTGGGTTAAGGAGCTCCAGATACCTCACATCTGGAACGGAGCTTTGATAGTCGCCACCGAAGAGGAAGATTTTGACGAGCTCGAGAAGCTCCTCGAGCGTGGAAGGGAGAACGGTGTTCCAGAGATGAGGATGGTTGATAGAGATGAGCTGTTTCACCTTGAACCCGGCCTGACGAGGGAAGCAATTGGAGCCCTCTGGGTGCCGATAGTCGGACAGATAGGCCCTATTCCAGCGGTCATAGCCATTGTGGAGAACGCCGTTGCCAACGGGGTTAAAACACACCTTGAGACTGAAGTGAGAGGAATAAAAGTCGAGAATGGGGAAGTTAAGGGTGTCGAAACCAATAACGGGTTCATCGAGGCGGATATAGTCATCAACGCCGCTGGACTTTATGCCGATGAAATAGCGCGCATGGCTGGGATAGATTACTTTGAGATACATCCAAGGAAGGGCGAATACTTCCTCTTTGATGAAGCCATACCCGGACCAAAGCGCGTTCTCTTCCCAACTCCAACACCGATAAGCAAGGGCATAGTGGTCACAACCGAGATAAGCGGTCATCTGATGATAGGGCCTAACGCCCAAGACCTGCCGCCCGAGGAAAAAGAGAACCTCGCAACGACGAGGGAGGGTCTTGAGCAGGTCTGGGAAGGAGCTAAAAAGCTCTGGCCCAACCTTCCGCCGAAGTGGAAGGTCATCAGAACATTCGCCGGCCTCAGGCCAGAGCCAACGGGTGGGGACTTCATAATAAAGGCCGAAGAGGAGGTCTGGGGCTTCATCAACGTGGCCGGAATACGCTCTCCGGGATTAACCAGCGCCCCAGCCATCGCCTACGAGGTGGCCGAGATAATTCAACGCGACCTCGGAGTAGGCTTGGTGGAGAAGACTAAGTGGAATCCCTACAGGAAGGAAATCACCCACTTCTTCATGCTCTCGCCGGCTCAAATAAACGAGCTCGTCAAGAGGAACCCCGCCTACGGAAAGGTGATCTGCAGATGCAACCGTGTGAGCGAAGGTGACGTCCTCGAGGCCATAGAAAGGATGAAGTTCATAGGCGTGAAGACGCCGAGCGTCGATTCCGTCAAGTTCCGCACGAAGGCCACAACCGGAACCTGTCAGGGAAGCTTCTGCAGGCCCAGGATAATCCAGCTCCTCGCAAAGGAGTACAACATCCCGCCGTGGAAGGTTACACTGAAAGGAAGCGGCAGCGAGATTGGAATAGGAGACGTCAAGGTCCTCGTGAGGGGGGATGAGGCGTGATGTCAGGACTTCCCATGATCCAGTACGACGTTGTGGTTATCGGCGGTGGGCCGGCGGGCATGGCCGCGGCCGTTAAGGCCAAAGAACTCGGGTTAAATGTTCTTCTCCTCGACGACAATGAGTACCTCGGCGGAATACTCCCCCAGTGCATCCATCCAGGCTTTGGGATCCACTACTTCAAGGAAGAGCTGACCGGACCCGAGTTTGCATACCGCCTCACCAAGAGGGCCCTTGAGCTCGGCGTGGACTATTACACCGCCGCCAGAGTTCTGGAGATCAAAAACTACTCCGACCTTGAGAAGGTCGTTATATTCAGCTCACCCAAAGGGGCCTTTGAGGTCTGGACGAAGACGATAATCTACGCCGCTGGAGCGAGGGAGAGGCACGCCTTTGAAATTGGGATTGTGGGAGACAGGGGCGCAGGAATCTACACCGCGGGAGAGGCTCAGACTCTAATGGACATCTACGGCATCATGCCCGGCAGGGAGATTGTTATAGTCGGTTCAGGCGATGTTGGCCTGATAATGGCGCGCCGCTTCGCCCTTGAGGGGGCCAAGGTAAAAGCCGTCATTGAACTGATGCCCTACCCGGGTGGACTCGCCAGGAACATCATGATACTCAAGGACTTCGATATACCCCTCTACCTGAGCCACAAAGTCGTCGAGGTTAAGGGGAAGAACAGGGTGGAGCGCGTCAAGGTCATCAAAGTCGATGAGAACCTGAATGAGATACCCGGGACGGAGTTCTGGATCGAATGCGACACGGTGGTGATCTCAGCCGGCCTGATCCCGAGCGTAAAACTCCTCACGAACATCGGGGCCGAAATCGACCCGGCAACGGGTGGACCTATCGTCAACGACCTCTTCGAGACCACCATCCCGGGAATATTTGCCGCAGGCAACACGGTCCTCATCAACGATCTTGTCGACTATGTCGCAGAGCAGGGAGAACTGGCAGCCTATGGTGCAAAGCTCTTCATAGAGAACGGCGGGATACCCACAAAGCACTGGATCAGGCTGAGAAAGGGTGAAAATGTCAGGCTTCTCATCCCACACTACCTCAGCGGCGAGAGGGACGTTTTCATCTACGCCCGCGTTAAACGGCCGATGGAAAACGTGGAGGTCAGGTTCCCGGAGATAGGCAAGAGGCTCAGGCTGCCGGTTGTTAAGCCCGCCGAGATGCTCAGGCTCAAGCTCAGGAAGGAAGATATCGCCAAAGCCAAGGACGGCATCACCATGGAGGTGGTGCCGCTATGACGAGCAGGGTCTACCGCTTCACGTGCATTGTTTGCCCCCTCGGATGTACCCTCGAGGTCGAAATGGACGGAGACAAAATCAAAGAGGTCAAAGGGTACACCTGTCCCAGGGGAAGGGAATGGGCCATTGAGGAAGTTATGAACCCCAAGAGGGTCGTTATGAGCGTTGTCAAAGTCAGGAACGGCAAACTGCCAACGGTAAGCGTTAAGACCGCCGAGCCAGTTCCAAAGGCCAGAATACCTGAGCTGATGAAGTTTCTGGCAAAGCTCGAGGTCGAGGGACCGATTCGCGTTGGACAGACTATAGCGGAGTTCGAAGGAATAAAAATAGTGGCCACGAGGGAAGCTTAACTTTCTTCTCTTTTCGCTTATCTGCCCGTTGCCAAAGCTTTAGGTGCCCAGCTCTAGAAGGGAGAAGAGAAAAATCAAAGCACCTCGAACTTCTGTAGGAATATCCTGAGGTCGGTCTTGAAGGGTTCTTCAGCGCGGTTTATCTCCGCGTTCAAGAGTTCAATGAAATTTTCCTCGGTGGTTGCCTCCTCCCAGAGCTTTTCAACGAGTTCTTTGAGCCTGTCGTAGTATTCAACGTACGGTCTCACCTCGAAGAGGGCCTTCTCAAGTTTGCTACTCATAGTTACCCCTCCTGAACCAGTAGTACCATCTCTTGCTCGCATCCTCCGCTTGCCCCGTTATGAGGAAGTAACGCAGTATTGCGAGGTTTATAAGGAGGAAGAGGATCAGCATCACGTTGTACTGGGGAACCGAGGCGCTCAAGAAGGCGTAATAGTCCCAGATGAAGTGCATGATGATAGCGAGGAGGAAGAATGGAGCCACCGAAGAGGTTCTGCCCTCGGCTTTCATGCCGTAGCCGACGCCGATTATAGCGCTCCATGCCCCGTGGGCGATTGGGGTTAGAAAGGCCCTCGTAATGGTCACTGCGACACCGTATCCAAGCCCGTACAGGAAGTTCTCCGTGGCAGCGAAACCTAAACCTGCAGCGACGCCATAAACTAACCCGTCCATTATGCCGTCCATCTGGCCAGCCTTGAATGGCCATCTTATCGCGAGAGCCTTGGCAGGCTCTTCCACGATGCCTGCGACGAGGGCTACATAGAAGGCAGTCGTTGGGAGTATTGGCTCCACCCTGCCGCCGATAGTAAGAAACATCTCCAGGATGTACGCTATTCCAACGGAGAGAGTTCCCCCAAGGATAAATGTGCCTATAACGTATTTTTTAGGCTCTGGCTCAAACTTGTCCGCGTGATAGAAGTACCACAGCATCACAAGGGCCGGGGCATATGCGAAGAACACTAGTATACTCAACACGTCCATAGCAGGGCTCACCAGAAAGAAGTGGGAAATTTGAAAATTTAAAGGTTAGCATTGAGCGAGAAGCTTTTCAAGGTCTATCCCCTGTTCTTTGAGATACTGAACGAGACCCTCCGGGGGCTCCACATTGGCGCTGTTGACGTTCATAATCTCGATGGTTATCACATCGACCCATTTCTCGTCGCCTCTGGTGTAGTAGGCAGTCTGCTTGATCTCGACGGGTATGAGCTCCTTGGTTACTTTGACCTCTATTTGACCCCTGTAAACGTCCATATTTTCGGTGCCAACCTCAAAGGTTCCTCCAGTTAAGTTTGCGCTGATAATGTAGTAGTCCCCTTCGTCCTCCACCTGCACTCCAGGAAGGGTCAGGACTTTCCAGACGTTGTCGAGTATCGAGGTGGTAAGGTTCGGCCCCTGCCCCGGCCCATAGCAGCTTGCCCCCCACACAACGGTCCCGTTCCTGTCGGTTAGGGTTGCATAGCCAGTGGCGGTGGTGTAGTAGTAGGTCTTGTAGTAAACCGGCCCCTTCAGGGTGCCGTTGGATACCGTAACCGTTGATTTGATCTCCCTCTCGAAATCAATCGCTCCGGTGGTCTTAAGCTGAAACGCCAGCTTAGTGCCGTTGTAGCTGTCCACAGTCATTGTGTATTCGTAGCTTTTCAAACTCTTCACGGCGTTCTCCAGGTCCTGAGCAGTGAACGGGAGGTTCGGGGGTGCCGTAGTAGTGGATGTAGTAGTTGTGCTCGTTCCTTCAGAGGAGATACACCCCGCACTCAGTACCATTAGAGCAAGGAGAATTCCGAGGTAGAACTTCCTCATTCCATCACCTAGGATAGGTTCCGCTCGGAGTATTAAAAGGTTAGTATCACTACATCCTCCCGAGAATCTCCACCAATTTCCCCAGGGTTCCGAAGTCAAGGAGCTCATCCCCAAGGGGCACGAGAACCCTCGAGGTGCTCACGTCATGGGCCCTGAGGAATGGGGAGACTATCTCCCTCAGGACGTCGTTGCCGTAGGCCCACGGACTGAAAGCCGGGAGAACTACCAAGTCCTTGCTGAGAAGGAAAGCAGGAACCTTAACAATTGCCCCGACCTCGTCGCGGAGCCTTATCGACGGGTGTTCGTGGCCGATTATGAAGCGCTCGCCTTCAACGAGCTTGTGCCCGTGAGCAAGCATCCAGCCGTGGAGCTCAAGCTCATCGAGGATTTCAACCCCCAGCTCCCTTAGCCACAGGGTTCCTACGTCGTGGTTGCCCTTTATGAGGATTATCTCATCAACGAGAGGTGCTACCTCCTCCACGAAGGCCTCAAGCTCTTCACGTTCGCGCCACTCTGGAATGAATGAGTGCTTCAAATCCCCGTTGATGATGAGCCTTTTTGGTCTTTCCCTCTCAAGCAGGGATCTCAGCCTTCCCAC harbors:
- a CDS encoding DUF1667 domain-containing protein, with protein sequence MTSRVYRFTCIVCPLGCTLEVEMDGDKIKEVKGYTCPRGREWAIEEVMNPKRVVMSVVKVRNGKLPTVSVKTAEPVPKARIPELMKFLAKLEVEGPIRVGQTIAEFEGIKIVATREA
- a CDS encoding NAD(P)/FAD-dependent oxidoreductase, whose protein sequence is MKTKVAIIGAGISGASIARVLSRYENLEVHLIEKAPDVGWGVSKANTALIHGGYDDDPKKYPMRAKLCIKGNRLWHEWVKELQIPHIWNGALIVATEEEDFDELEKLLERGRENGVPEMRMVDRDELFHLEPGLTREAIGALWVPIVGQIGPIPAVIAIVENAVANGVKTHLETEVRGIKVENGEVKGVETNNGFIEADIVINAAGLYADEIARMAGIDYFEIHPRKGEYFLFDEAIPGPKRVLFPTPTPISKGIVVTTEISGHLMIGPNAQDLPPEEKENLATTREGLEQVWEGAKKLWPNLPPKWKVIRTFAGLRPEPTGGDFIIKAEEEVWGFINVAGIRSPGLTSAPAIAYEVAEIIQRDLGVGLVEKTKWNPYRKEITHFFMLSPAQINELVKRNPAYGKVICRCNRVSEGDVLEAIERMKFIGVKTPSVDSVKFRTKATTGTCQGSFCRPRIIQLLAKEYNIPPWKVTLKGSGSEIGIGDVKVLVRGDEA
- a CDS encoding glycerophosphodiester phosphodiesterase family protein yields the protein MPWERKGVIVLGHRGYMSKYPENSLLAFKEAIEAGADGIELDVWLTQDGKVIVMHDESINRTSNLSGKQKEMTLEELKKADIGMGEKIPTLEEVFEVLPKDALINVELKDVDAAKETARIVLENNPERVMVSSFEIDALREYRKYDRETTMGLLIDREEVVPLIPKLKEELDLWSINVPMEAIPIIGLEKTLQALGWARSLGLKVALWTENDVLFYKDDNLAKLKGLFEIVIANDVERMIEYLRGLGLK
- the glpK gene encoding glycerol kinase GlpK; translated protein: MDKFILSLDEGTTSARAIVFDRESNVLGVGQYEFPQHYPKPGWVEHNPEEIWEAQLKAIKTALKNAKITPEQIAAIGITNQRETTIVWDKSGKPLYNAIVWQCRRTAEMVEEIKREHGDVIKEKTGLVPDAYFSASKLKWLLDNVPGLREKAEKGEVLFGTVDTFLIYKLTGEHVTDYSNASRTMLFNIKRLEWDDELLEIFDIPEAILPEVKESSEIYGYTKRELLGAEVPVSGDAGDQQAALFGQACFEEGMVKATYGTGNFILANTGRMLLYSDNLLTTIAWGLDGRVTYALEGSVFITGAAVQWLRDGIKIIKDAAETEEMAEKLASNEGVYFVPAFVGLGAPYWDQFARGLIIGITRGTGREHLARATLEAIAYLTRDVVDEMEKLVQIKELRVDGGATRNNFLMRFQADILNKRVIRPFVQETTALGAAYLAGLAVDYWEGLKEIRELWKAERIFEPNMDEETRKRLYAGWKEAVRRSIGWAKVVQL
- a CDS encoding metallophosphoesterase, whose protein sequence is MRPEPLPDKALKLGDAVIVADIHLGYEVSMAREGFYLPRIFHEVVGRLRSLLERERPKRLIINGDLKHSFIPEWREREELEAFVEEVAPLVDEIILIKGNHDVGTLWLRELGVEILDELELHGWMLAHGHKLVEGERFIIGHEHPSIRLRDEVGAIVKVPAFLLSKDLVVLPAFSPWAYGNDVLREIVSPFLRAHDVSTSRVLVPLGDELLDFGTLGKLVEILGRM
- a CDS encoding glycerophosphodiester phosphodiesterase family protein — protein: MRIVILGHRGFRGRLENTLPAFRRVLRYADGIEFDVRVTGDGKLVTHHDRGFQADGSYHYLRELSLRELRRLHPNGKLIPTVGSVFKKFRDVPLNADVKEIEAVEDVVTLAERFGVLENTVFSTESREIAGRLMKECPSCRVGFSIVGYSSIGHLARLRGLYSIHVPVDAVGYIGYRNLITLLMTLRKRRLRVYLWNYQMDELLWVPRLKSLVDVIISDDPAKLRKVF
- a CDS encoding NAD(P)/FAD-dependent oxidoreductase, which codes for MSGLPMIQYDVVVIGGGPAGMAAAVKAKELGLNVLLLDDNEYLGGILPQCIHPGFGIHYFKEELTGPEFAYRLTKRALELGVDYYTAARVLEIKNYSDLEKVVIFSSPKGAFEVWTKTIIYAAGARERHAFEIGIVGDRGAGIYTAGEAQTLMDIYGIMPGREIVIVGSGDVGLIMARRFALEGAKVKAVIELMPYPGGLARNIMILKDFDIPLYLSHKVVEVKGKNRVERVKVIKVDENLNEIPGTEFWIECDTVVISAGLIPSVKLLTNIGAEIDPATGGPIVNDLFETTIPGIFAAGNTVLINDLVDYVAEQGELAAYGAKLFIENGGIPTKHWIRLRKGENVRLLIPHYLSGERDVFIYARVKRPMENVEVRFPEIGKRLRLPVVKPAEMLRLKLRKEDIAKAKDGITMEVVPL
- a CDS encoding PrsW family intramembrane metalloprotease, with translation MDVLSILVFFAYAPALVMLWYFYHADKFEPEPKKYVIGTFILGGTLSVGIAYILEMFLTIGGRVEPILPTTAFYVALVAGIVEEPAKALAIRWPFKAGQMDGIMDGLVYGVAAGLGFAATENFLYGLGYGVAVTITRAFLTPIAHGAWSAIIGVGYGMKAEGRTSSVAPFFLLAIIMHFIWDYYAFLSASVPQYNVMLILFLLINLAILRYFLITGQAEDASKRWYYWFRRGNYE